The stretch of DNA ttttcttgatattattgttggtatataataattatgtatatatttttcatcaacaggATTTATTATAAACGTTCAAATTggaataaatggaaaaaaatacaagaaaaaaatgaaaatatcaatttttacaatacaaaaggtagtaaaaaaattaaaaatgcaaaaattatattattttgtatttttgcaAGTGCATTATCATTTGGTctacatatattttcaatgatatcatcatcatcatcaaaatttgataatgTCAAAGAAATCAACAAAGaaaagtcaaaataaaatataaagaagaaaaaaaacacagacatttatttaatttaaaataataattaatttttatttaaatattattgactttattattaatattacaatgtttatttgttttttgtgagtatttatttattacatagtataattattaatatagataaaaataataaattaaaaatacaaaattaaattttaaggaTATAAGTGACAATGGAATTGTGTGGTGGTGCTGGTGTAAATACTGGTTGTTCATTGTCATCAAGATATtcagaatattttaattcataaattggATGAAAACCAATACGTTGACAGAGTCGAGCAGTAAAATGAGAACTACAATCAGTGCGTATCAAATTGAAACCCAATTCTTTACCAATTTCActgtaatttaaatcaaatattttatttatttatgttatttatttatttatttatttaaatatcaacttacattgtttttttaaaaagtgcAGATGCAATTCCTTTTCCTCGccaattattatcaactgatacaattttaatatcaagacAATTACTATCTGGATATTTTTCTGGTATATTAATTTCTTGATCAACGTAATGTAataatttcatgatttttttaaattttttattttcacaattttttatataatctgGCTCTTCATTGATATCTGGTATTTCTGTTTTTcctgtaattttaaaaaaataattattaataataaaaaaataatttttcattcaatgaaataataaattatctaatttcaagatgatttattttcattgtaatatattttttttttttttcaacgactgatttaataatttaaaatacattaatttaaataatttaatacacaTCATATTAAACAggtgtataaatatttaaaattaataaattacaaaaatatatagacgaaagaaaataaaataaaataaaacacaaaaattaaattaaattacatgatgaataaatatgtCAGGCTATTAAACTGAAttgcattaataattattatattaatgcaTCAACAAATACACAGACACACATGTGAATTGTTGAAGGAGTAACGTCCgcgattaataaaatttcaacgaATGACAATTGCAGacaacttgataaatcatcaatgaaattcaattgtcaaataaaattcttacTACCAGCCGGAAGtctcaagataaaaaaaataaaattatgataattaatatgtttttttttttttttattgtcttacCATTGATGATAACTCCAACAATTATTCCACTTGATGATACAGCCATTAAACTTAAATTTTCATCGAGTGATGACATTGAATATTCTTCCAATTCAATACAAGTTGTATCTTTaccatcaattaaattaactgaATTATTTAGTGGTTCATCtttgaagaaattttttttcataaaaccaAGTACTTTTAATTTTGCGTCAGCTGTTATtggttttattgaaaaatccaTTGACAATTTTGgctcatttattttatcaccaaGCTAAAcagaacaaaattaaatatattaaaatattattcatgtgtatttttataatgtaaagtgtatatatacacataaagTTTGCAATGAATACAtgtgacaaatatatttttagatacaTTATAATGTATACGTGCCAATTAGCGCATCATAttattcaacattattttgttatgctatacatattaatttagccttatatttttttatttaaaaaaaaaaaattcagggcTCTCATTAAAtgcaatgataatattttaatatatatatatttagtgttatgaaaattttcatgagTACTTGATGATCCTTTCCGTTAATTTATAATCCCCCTGTTGatttcaatgaataaaaatatgcaACCGTTATAACGACAATTTCcgttttgtaaaaataaaaaaaaactgttattgaaaatttacattgatattatatttatttttatttattttttgtttaccgAATAACGTGTCATCCTGGTCTTGTCCTCGGGAAAACAAACATCAGAAATACGCATCTTGTCCAATTGGCTTGTTATAATTGTAttcatgttgattttttaatttataaatattaacgaaataaaaaaaaaacttagattTTCAAATACTatctcatttaaattttaaataaaaaatatataattttattttcaagttttttttatgttaaatttgttaaacaaTGAGTTGGTTTGTTTTGTTTAGACTGAGTAAGTCGATAGGACGACAGTCGCTCTTATATATTAAAACTCCTTCCAATACaacttattaatttaaactctcaagtatatatacatatatacatttcaattcaataattttttaaattgaaaattgaataaataaacagtttttttttttaatgaaacaaTCAATGTTTTGATtaataagaaagaaaaaaaaaaagctaattaaatattcaatttaataaaaatatattgaagcTTGAGAAattaaagtttataaaaatttaaaaatttaaagtcaAATTAATCTTAtcataattgaattatttattaattttatatattttttgaaaaacaccTGTCGATTGAAAtgttatcaattaaaataataaaaatgatttaaccTTGTctgattatttgataattatttatttaaaatattatttatcaaaatttgttttattttttttttattattaatttgtttaattgttttatttattattgttgttgttatttgtttattccTTTCTACAGGTGAATATTGATGATCAATACATCATCAAGGACAATTGTTATTTACAGTTGTATATTATTAGTTAAGTTAATTATGTCTATAAACAactcataaaatttatctatacaATGAAGATTATCAGGTCACGAtctgatcatttacaattattattaatttacatttaataaaacaattcattttatcatttcattatcgcttttatttatttaaacaagtattttttaaaatttttttcttgattcaatttttgtttgattaattaattttttttttcgggagTTAACGAATTTATACTGACCTTTTATTACATAACATATTAAATCTTGTTTGactaatcgaaaaaaaaaaaaaccaataaatgcCTGAGGCCCATCTTGTCCTTGATAAtaaagatttgaaaaaaattaatttacccaTTATTTTACGGCAAATTTAAAGatcaacagattttttttttttttattaaaaagaaaaaaaaataaatatgaatttttattgatgtgAATACActgagtaataaaaaaaatgaattaaaaatgacaataaaattttatctacaTCACGATTTTATgtaaatacagaaaaaataaaaataatcttaatATGATTCAAGTGTTCTGGAGAACAAGGATGAACAATCCTTGGTAACAAATGACAAtgcaatttgaaaaaaaaaatataaataaataaataaattgaataaaaatatacaatgttataataatataattactcATATATATCTCTTTAAAAgctagcaattttttttatattttttttatttacaagatCAATGTGTTCGACGAACCGTAACATAAAATCACGTGTATATACacaataagtatatataatagatcaaaaaataaatttacaacaacaaatgatacgaaaaaaaaaaaaaaaacaataagatAAAACTTTGCtcagataagaaaaaaataaagaaaaaaaaaaaattaacaagaagGTACGTTCTAATgtctattaaatatttatttttaataaaaatataagcaattaaaaataatagaaaaaaaaaactaatgtaTTCTAAATCACACCctattttttcctttaattTGCTAGAAAATTTACCTTGATAAcaacaactttttcaaaaaggaaataatacaatgaataaatttacgttttttttttttgcaaaaaaattattgaaatatgaatatatatatattttcttgttaattaaaaattacatgtaataattaatcatgacACGAGGATAATAATTAGCCAGATGCCAACAAaccatttgttaatatttataaaatcttaGGAGGTGTGTCAGAAGTAAATTGAAGGTCGAGGATATGCCCAACAATAAACGTATtcactgtttttatttattttatttataaatttaataaatattattatttaatcaaggttaaaaatataattgttaatgcACATTAAATGTTATCGTGACGAAAATGGGTCTTGGACAAAAATTCCCaagagaatatatataaattaatctagaaattaattaaattaaattttaaaaaaaacttaccaaagacatttgaaataaataaaccgttagattttttttgaaagattaattatttatttaaaaataattgagtcGTGCTTAAACACaagtaaatgaatttttcaattgaaattaaatacaatgagaaaacaatgatatatatatattaattaataataatattgagatatctcttaatataaaaacattgatAATACTATCTTGATGACACTTTGTCGCCCTGTGACACGACTGGTCTTTATGATGGACTATGCCCtacaatgaatatttatttaaaacacacACTCATGTAAAATTCAAGCATccataaatacatttattttaaaatttacttgtcaacatttttttttcttttatttatcatcatttgtttgttatcataattcatttttaaaaacaaccgataatagtaatttttaaaacaatttataactTAAAATTAACGatagaaaagataaaaaaaaaatagtattgtatgtattttgtattttaattgtttatttgctGAATTGTAgggaaaaaaatgattgtacTTTTACTTTGATAAATAGTGCAAGTCATTAATCAATGTCAGTACAATGACACTtgatcaaaaaagaaaaaataactatatttatttttacatacattTGAGATTGTAatgtttatacttttatttatttatacttgaataGGCCAAAGTTAGAAtgctattttcatttttattgatgaaaattaatatcaatacttattaataatagatagatatatttaaaataaaattcattcaacATTATTCTACACATAATCATTGTTAT from Aphidius gifuensis isolate YNYX2018 linkage group LG4, ASM1490517v1, whole genome shotgun sequence encodes:
- the LOC122854231 gene encoding arylalkylamine N-acetyltransferase 1-like isoform X1, translating into MNTIITSQLDKMRISDVCFPEDKTRMTRYSLGDKINEPKLSMDFSIKPITADAKLKVLGFMKKNFFKDEPLNNSVNLIDGKDTTCIELEEYSMSSLDENLSLMAVSSSGIIVGVIINGKTEIPDINEEPDYIKNCENKKFKKIMKLLHYVDQEINIPEKYPDSNCLDIKIVSVDNNWRGKGIASALFKKTIEIGKELGFNLIRTDCSSHFTARLCQRIGFHPIYELKYSEYLDDNEQPVFTPAPPHNSIVTYILKI
- the LOC122854231 gene encoding arylalkylamine N-acetyltransferase 1-like isoform X2 — encoded protein: MSLLGDKINEPKLSMDFSIKPITADAKLKVLGFMKKNFFKDEPLNNSVNLIDGKDTTCIELEEYSMSSLDENLSLMAVSSSGIIVGVIINGKTEIPDINEEPDYIKNCENKKFKKIMKLLHYVDQEINIPEKYPDSNCLDIKIVSVDNNWRGKGIASALFKKTIEIGKELGFNLIRTDCSSHFTARLCQRIGFHPIYELKYSEYLDDNEQPVFTPAPPHNSIVTYILKI